The genomic window GGGCATTCGAGCTCGTCCCAGGTGTCTGTTTTTGAACCCTCCAAAATGGCCGGTGCTTCCGAATGGACATTTGGCTGCGAATCGACCGCCGACGTTGAACGAGTCGACGGCGGTGAAAGCGCGCCGGTCGTCGCTGCCAGCCGCACCTTCAACTTCCTACCATCCCCTTTCTAATTGGACGCGTCCATTTCGTTCATCGGCAGGTCGAAGTCAGCCGGGTTGACGATCGCGTCTGCTACCTTCCAGATCTGGAGGAGAttgtcctcggccgcgctgcacACAAGCCAGGGGTCGTTGAGGTTCCAGCTGAAGTCGGCAAGGTGGTTGGTGTGCCCGCCATGCATGAAGAGCAGCTCCGGCgggccgtcctcctcgtcctccggCAGCTGCTCGTCGCCAATACGGCTGACATCCCAGAAGAGAACCCGCCTATCGTAGCCTCCGCTACCCAAGATGCTGGTCTCGGTAGGGTGCCACGCGAGCGACGTGACGGCATCGTTGTGGCCCTCAAGCGTGTGGATCTTCTGCTTGAGGTTGCGCATGTCCCAGATGCCGATTGTCTTGTCGGCCGATGCCGTGGCGATGAGGATCTCGTGCCGCGGGTTGAACGACAGCGCGTTGATTGCGTCGCTGTGCCCATCGCGGGCGACGACAGCCGCTTTCGTGGTAGTCGGGTTGCGCACATCGATGATGGCGAGTGTCAGGTCGTCGGACACGGTGCCAATCCAGTGTTTGACCAGAGGGTGGTATTGCACGTCGTTGACGATGTGGCTGTGGTGCGTATACTTGCGCCACGGCTTCAGCGTCTTGCCCGAGCCCTGTATTGTCTTCAGATCCCTACGCCGGAGAGTT from Thermothielavioides terrestris NRRL 8126 chromosome 1, complete sequence includes these protein-coding regions:
- a CDS encoding subunit C of CAF1 complex-like protein (Contains conserved domains WD40[cd00200], WD40 domain and CAF1C_H4-bd[pfam12265]conserved heterotrimeric protein complex that promotes histone H3 and H4 deposition onto newly synthesized DNA .) — its product is MDDQDDAVMEQRLINEEYKTWKKNSPFLYDMILSTALEWPTLTTQWFPDVKDVKDRNYTVHRLLIGTHTAEGKPNHLQIAELEIPKFVQPNPRDYDEERGEIGGYGAKGSSGEPPVIKFNITQKIDHPGEVNKARYQPQNPDIIATLAVDGKVLIFDRTKHSLTPTGTPNPQIELVGHKAEGFGLAWNPHEEGCLASGSEDNTMMLWDLKTIQGSGKTLKPWRKYTHHSHIVNDVQYHPLVKHWIGTVSDDLTLAIIDVRNPTTTKAAVVARDGHSDAINALSFNPRHEILIATASADKTIGIWDMRNLKQKIHTLEGHNDAVTSLAWHPTETSILGSGGYDRRVLFWDVSRIGDEQLPEDEEDGPPELLFMHGGHTNHLADFSWNLNDPWLVCSAAEDNLLQIWKVADAIVNPADFDLPMNEMDASN